The Mixta hanseatica genome includes a region encoding these proteins:
- the icmH gene encoding type IVB secretion system protein IcmH/DotU — MTPVDTAREAYNTSTDNILLAAASPLLNTIVHIRMAATHDDPAGLRLQLVEEVRQFENRCKQAGLPFETIIGARYCLCSTLDEAAAQTPWGIRGVWSGNGLLVTFHNESWGGEKFFQLLSRLSQMPAQHLALLEVIHYCLLLGYEGRYRGMENGRQQRDTLRTRLGQLIAETRQSQDAPASVTVEARPLTSQFWRPPVPLWSCLLITALIAGLVYSSLNWRLGSQAEPLLRAIYQAPLPEVTLSRGAATPQSLLNLRQRLSDVLAAGQLEVTDGPFGSKIILPADKLFAPGATALSSSGRALLMRVAAAAQDIKGTLLVSAYTDNRVPRNNRFPSSYEYSLARAKAVTALLNQQLSAGHQVKAEGRGDSEPLLPNDSEENRARNRRIEITLFAAPAPANPAHKEKP, encoded by the coding sequence ATGACGCCTGTAGATACTGCCCGTGAAGCATACAACACGAGCACGGATAATATATTACTGGCAGCGGCCTCCCCGCTGTTGAATACCATTGTGCACATTCGTATGGCTGCCACCCATGACGATCCAGCCGGGCTGCGCCTGCAGCTGGTGGAAGAGGTGCGTCAGTTTGAAAACCGCTGCAAACAGGCGGGCCTGCCGTTCGAAACCATTATCGGCGCGCGCTACTGCCTTTGCAGCACGCTGGACGAGGCGGCGGCGCAGACCCCATGGGGCATTCGCGGCGTCTGGTCGGGCAACGGTCTGCTGGTGACCTTTCATAACGAAAGCTGGGGCGGAGAAAAGTTTTTCCAGCTGCTCTCCCGCCTGTCGCAAATGCCGGCGCAGCATTTGGCGCTGCTGGAAGTAATTCACTACTGCCTGCTGCTGGGCTATGAAGGCCGCTATCGCGGCATGGAAAATGGCCGTCAGCAACGCGATACCCTGCGCACCCGCCTTGGACAGCTGATTGCCGAAACCCGTCAAAGCCAGGATGCGCCTGCCAGCGTAACGGTGGAAGCGCGGCCATTGACCAGCCAGTTCTGGCGCCCGCCGGTGCCGCTCTGGAGCTGTTTGCTGATTACCGCTTTAATTGCCGGTCTGGTTTACAGCAGCCTGAACTGGCGGCTGGGCAGCCAGGCCGAACCGTTGCTGCGCGCGATTTATCAGGCGCCGTTGCCAGAAGTGACATTGTCACGCGGAGCGGCGACGCCGCAGTCCTTACTTAATTTACGCCAGCGCTTAAGCGATGTGCTGGCCGCCGGTCAGCTGGAAGTCACTGACGGCCCTTTCGGCAGCAAGATTATTCTCCCCGCAGATAAACTTTTCGCCCCGGGCGCAACTGCGTTAAGCAGTTCCGGACGCGCTTTGTTGATGCGCGTGGCCGCCGCGGCGCAGGATATTAAAGGCACCCTGCTGGTTTCGGCCTATACCGATAATCGTGTACCGCGCAATAACCGTTTCCCCTCCAGCTATGAATATTCGCTGGCGCGTGCCAAAGCGGTGACCGCCCTGCTGAACCAGCAGCTGAGCGCCGGCCATCAGGTGAAGGCCGAGGGACGCGGCGATAGCGAGCCGCTGCTGCCGAACGACAGCGAAGAGAATCGCGCCCGCAATCGCCGTATTGAAATTACGCTGTTCGCCGCGCCGGCTCCGGCGAACCCAGCGCACAAGGAGAAGCCGTAA
- a CDS encoding SH3 domain-containing protein, protein MTVAGCKPPAPPVNDDTLVSSTVNGVTLVHRHAVSAPGEFTPVDERYRALYDASVMTTPDYGGKVVRYLENGKPFQVLGKVENGWLAIADPDDTQLIGYVPMKAGVPSDRYEQTLRNDRPRPRRASQQVCVDVGGASKACRKANTATWILD, encoded by the coding sequence ATGACCGTTGCCGGCTGTAAACCCCCTGCGCCGCCCGTCAATGACGATACGCTGGTCAGCAGTACCGTCAACGGCGTGACGCTGGTTCATCGTCATGCGGTCAGTGCGCCCGGCGAGTTTACGCCGGTTGATGAGCGCTACCGCGCATTGTATGACGCATCGGTGATGACCACGCCCGACTACGGCGGCAAAGTGGTGCGCTATCTGGAAAACGGCAAGCCTTTCCAGGTGTTGGGTAAGGTGGAAAATGGCTGGCTGGCGATCGCCGATCCGGATGACACGCAGCTTATCGGCTATGTGCCGATGAAAGCCGGCGTGCCCAGCGATCGTTACGAGCAAACGCTGCGCAATGACCGCCCGCGTCCGCGCCGCGCCAGCCAGCAGGTGTGTGTCGATGTCGGCGGCGCCAGTAAAGCCTGTCGCAAAGCCAATACCGCAACCTGGATCCTTGATTAA
- a CDS encoding methyl-accepting chemotaxis protein codes for MLSSIRARIVAITTACVVVALMVNATLNYLITEKYNQRSITSTLEAVADSHNAAIAEWVNSKSAMIASLQPVALDADPVPAFRQIAAAGGFTNVYAGYASKVAKFSDAVGIPPDFDPTGRPWYLQAQAAAKPVVTPPYVDVTSGKLVVAFAVPVIANGTLQAVLSGDVAMDSVVANVGSIHPTPASSGLLIDKNGTIVTTSDAGMALKPVKALLPDLDVSALLSSATPVAAQLNGVDKLLLAKPVSGTDWYLVVALDRAEAYAGMHSLLSASAVSLILLVLVAALVIGLLIGALMRRLLSIRDAMRAISSGDDDLTQRLPVNGNDEVSQIASAFNAFTDKLATVMTQLRDASASVQVAANEIASGNADLSGRTEQAANNLRETVSAMDAISQSVTQSTQSAMQANQQAASASEAARRGGEVVSSVIATMETIEQASGKIGDIISVIDGIAFQTNILALNAAVEAARAGEQGRGFAVVAGEVRNLAQRSAQAAKEIKTLIDSTTQSVATGSRYVRMAGESMNDIVSSVASVSDIMEGITLASETQLHGIQGVHLAIGKLDEMVQQNAELVVESTAAAGALKYQANELADTAGHFRL; via the coding sequence ATGCTCTCTTCTATTCGTGCCCGTATTGTTGCTATTACTACTGCCTGCGTGGTGGTGGCGTTAATGGTTAACGCCACGCTGAACTATCTAATCACCGAGAAATATAACCAGCGCTCAATTACCAGCACGCTGGAAGCGGTGGCCGATAGTCATAATGCCGCCATTGCTGAATGGGTTAACAGTAAATCCGCCATGATCGCCTCGCTGCAGCCGGTAGCGCTGGACGCCGACCCGGTTCCGGCGTTCCGGCAGATTGCCGCAGCAGGCGGTTTTACTAACGTCTACGCCGGCTATGCCAGCAAAGTGGCGAAATTTTCCGATGCGGTCGGTATTCCGCCCGATTTCGATCCTACGGGCCGCCCATGGTATTTGCAGGCGCAGGCCGCCGCAAAGCCAGTAGTGACGCCGCCCTATGTCGATGTCACCAGCGGTAAACTGGTGGTGGCCTTCGCCGTGCCGGTGATCGCGAACGGTACGCTGCAGGCGGTGCTCTCCGGCGACGTGGCGATGGATAGCGTGGTGGCAAACGTCGGCTCGATTCATCCGACGCCCGCCAGCAGCGGTCTGCTGATCGATAAAAACGGCACCATCGTCACCACCAGCGATGCGGGCATGGCGCTGAAGCCGGTGAAAGCCCTGCTGCCGGATCTTGATGTCTCTGCACTGTTAAGCAGCGCGACGCCGGTTGCGGCGCAGCTGAACGGCGTGGATAAACTGCTGCTGGCGAAGCCGGTCAGCGGTACCGACTGGTATCTGGTGGTGGCGCTGGATCGCGCGGAAGCTTACGCCGGTATGCATTCGCTGCTTTCCGCTTCGGCGGTTTCGCTGATCCTGCTGGTGCTGGTCGCCGCGCTGGTAATTGGCCTGCTGATTGGCGCGCTGATGCGCCGCCTGCTGTCGATTCGCGATGCGATGCGCGCTATCAGCTCTGGCGATGACGATTTGACTCAGCGCCTGCCGGTGAACGGCAACGATGAGGTTTCGCAAATCGCCAGCGCCTTTAACGCCTTTACCGATAAGCTGGCCACGGTGATGACGCAGCTGCGCGACGCCAGCGCCTCGGTGCAGGTCGCCGCCAATGAGATCGCCAGCGGCAACGCCGATCTCTCCGGGCGTACCGAGCAGGCGGCCAATAACCTGCGCGAAACGGTCAGCGCGATGGACGCGATCAGTCAGTCGGTGACCCAGTCCACCCAGTCGGCCATGCAGGCAAATCAGCAGGCGGCTTCCGCATCGGAAGCCGCGCGGCGCGGCGGCGAGGTCGTTTCCAGCGTTATTGCCACGATGGAAACCATTGAACAGGCCTCCGGCAAAATCGGCGATATTATCAGCGTGATCGACGGTATCGCTTTCCAGACCAATATCCTGGCGCTCAACGCGGCGGTTGAGGCGGCGCGCGCCGGCGAACAGGGCCGTGGTTTTGCCGTGGTCGCCGGTGAGGTGCGTAATCTGGCGCAGCGCAGCGCGCAGGCGGCGAAAGAGATCAAAACGCTGATCGACAGCACCACGCAAAGCGTAGCGACCGGCTCGCGCTATGTGCGTATGGCGGGTGAAAGTATGAACGATATCGTCAGCAGCGTTGCCAGCGTGTCCGACATTATGGAGGGCATTACGCTGGCCAGTGAAACCCAGCTGCATGGCATTCAGGGGGTTCATCTGGCGATCGGTAAGCTGGATGAAATGGTGCAACAAAACGCCGAACTGGTGGTGGAATCCACCGCCGCTGCCGGCGCGCTGAAATATCAGGCCAACGAACTGGCCGATACCGCCGGCCATTTCCGTCTGTAA
- a CDS encoding nitrate- and nitrite sensing domain-containing protein, which yields MMENTTSYAWRYWLASRESERVALQALLNSEALLEATSALIHALQRERGISTLWLCSATELTPPHLVTRQEEVDQALEAMLALLPMPEKRAASGFYGRAALALQALSGLAPLREQVRRRQFSHGDAMQQFSELIRHLLHLIFEAADNGSHSMSRALLALFSFMQGKELAGQERATGAAGFAVGQFSQQERQQLVTLLEGQERCFTAFCQFADEESLQAWREMAEAGRETEKLRRIACSGMNARGADAQHWFRLLSERLDGMKRIEARLRRQVMQVCRDGISRLETTHATLPQATDRQALGYSLYVANTPWLEEGGMLDAAGIAPQLGRSLLTLIENQAQRLQAQSDELAAMHATLEERKAIDRAKALLMQHHRCDEPQAWHTLRKMAMDQNKRVGEIARAMVEVAAAFSLPQTR from the coding sequence ATGATGGAAAACACCACCAGTTATGCCTGGCGTTATTGGTTAGCGTCACGGGAAAGCGAACGGGTCGCGTTGCAGGCGCTGTTAAATAGCGAAGCGCTGCTGGAAGCGACGAGCGCCTTAATTCACGCTTTGCAGCGCGAACGCGGCATCTCCACGCTTTGGCTGTGCAGCGCTACCGAGCTCACGCCGCCACATCTGGTCACGCGGCAAGAGGAAGTGGATCAGGCGCTGGAGGCGATGCTGGCGCTGTTGCCGATGCCGGAAAAGCGCGCCGCCAGTGGTTTTTATGGCCGGGCGGCGCTGGCGCTGCAGGCATTGAGCGGGCTGGCGCCGCTGCGTGAGCAGGTGCGGCGGCGGCAGTTCTCCCATGGTGACGCGATGCAGCAGTTCAGCGAACTGATACGGCATCTGCTACATCTGATCTTCGAGGCGGCGGATAACGGCAGTCACAGCATGTCGCGCGCGCTGCTGGCGCTGTTCAGCTTTATGCAGGGCAAAGAGCTGGCGGGACAGGAGCGAGCCACCGGCGCGGCGGGGTTTGCTGTCGGTCAGTTCAGCCAACAGGAGCGTCAGCAGCTGGTCACGCTGCTGGAGGGACAGGAGCGCTGTTTCACCGCCTTCTGCCAGTTTGCCGATGAGGAGAGCCTGCAGGCGTGGCGTGAGATGGCTGAAGCAGGACGGGAAACGGAAAAGCTGCGGCGCATCGCCTGCAGCGGAATGAATGCGCGCGGCGCCGATGCGCAGCACTGGTTTCGGCTGCTCAGCGAGCGGTTGGACGGCATGAAGCGGATAGAAGCGCGCCTGCGGCGCCAGGTAATGCAGGTGTGCCGTGACGGCATCTCCCGGCTGGAAACCACCCACGCCACGCTGCCGCAGGCTACCGACAGGCAGGCGCTGGGCTACAGCCTGTACGTGGCGAACACGCCCTGGCTGGAAGAGGGTGGCATGCTGGACGCCGCTGGCATTGCGCCGCAGCTGGGGCGCTCGCTATTAACGCTAATAGAGAATCAGGCCCAGCGTTTGCAGGCGCAGAGCGATGAACTGGCGGCGATGCACGCCACGCTGGAAGAGCGTAAAGCGATCGATCGCGCCAAAGCGCTGCTGATGCAGCATCACCGGTGCGATGAGCCACAGGCCTGGCATACGCTGCGTAAAATGGCGATGGATCAAAATAAGCGGGTCGGCGAGATTGCCCGGGCGATGGTCGAAGTGGCTGCCGCCTTCTCGCTACCTCAAACCAGGTAG
- a CDS encoding CmpA/NrtA family ABC transporter substrate-binding protein has product MSNARFMSSRRRFLVGSALAAGCALVPGLGSAVWAAGSDAPEKPQVRVGFIPLTDCAPVVMAALKGFDKKYGISLQPSKEASWAAVRDKLASGELDAAHALYGMIYGLHLGIAGKQQAMANLMTLNNNGQAITLSSQLRAQGVHDGNSLQKRVAASEPGTLRFAHTFPTGTHAMWLYYWLASVGIDPFRDLRLLVVPPPQMVMNMKIGNMSGFCVGEPWNQRAIHEQVGYTAVTSQQVWPDHPEKILATRAQWVNEHPNTARALTAAVLDAARWIDASDDNRRETARAIAGRAYLNTQPEAITGRMLGQYQDGLGRSWQDEHGMQFFRDGEVNFPWLSDGMWFLTQLQRWGLLKQQPDYQAVARAINRTDVYRQAASAVGNIPVPQSEMRRSTLIDGRVWDGSNPAAWATDFAIKRRGVPV; this is encoded by the coding sequence ATGAGCAACGCGCGTTTTATGTCGTCACGTCGTCGTTTTCTCGTCGGTAGCGCCCTGGCAGCAGGCTGCGCTCTGGTGCCGGGGTTGGGCAGCGCGGTCTGGGCTGCCGGTTCTGACGCGCCAGAAAAGCCGCAGGTGCGCGTGGGCTTTATCCCGCTCACCGACTGCGCCCCGGTGGTAATGGCGGCGTTAAAAGGGTTCGATAAAAAGTACGGCATTAGCCTGCAGCCGTCGAAAGAAGCGAGCTGGGCGGCGGTGCGCGATAAGCTCGCCTCCGGCGAACTGGATGCCGCGCATGCCTTGTACGGCATGATCTATGGGCTGCATCTTGGCATTGCCGGGAAACAACAGGCGATGGCGAATCTGATGACCCTGAACAACAACGGCCAGGCAATTACGCTCTCCAGCCAGCTGCGCGCGCAGGGCGTCCACGATGGCAACAGCCTGCAAAAGCGAGTAGCCGCCAGCGAGCCGGGCACCTTGCGCTTTGCCCACACCTTTCCCACCGGCACGCACGCTATGTGGCTCTATTACTGGCTGGCCAGCGTGGGGATCGATCCCTTCCGCGACCTGCGGCTGCTGGTGGTGCCGCCGCCGCAGATGGTGATGAATATGAAAATCGGCAATATGAGCGGCTTCTGCGTCGGCGAGCCGTGGAATCAGCGCGCCATCCACGAGCAGGTCGGCTACACCGCCGTCACCAGTCAGCAGGTCTGGCCGGATCATCCGGAAAAAATCCTCGCCACCCGCGCCCAGTGGGTGAATGAGCACCCCAACACCGCCCGCGCCCTGACCGCGGCGGTGCTGGACGCCGCTCGCTGGATCGATGCTTCAGACGATAACCGCCGGGAAACCGCGCGGGCGATTGCCGGGCGCGCATACCTTAATACCCAGCCGGAGGCGATTACCGGACGCATGCTCGGTCAGTATCAGGACGGGCTGGGGCGCAGCTGGCAGGATGAGCACGGCATGCAGTTTTTCCGCGACGGCGAGGTGAACTTCCCGTGGCTGTCGGATGGCATGTGGTTTTTAACCCAGCTGCAACGCTGGGGGCTGCTGAAGCAGCAGCCCGACTATCAGGCGGTGGCGCGCGCCATTAACCGCACCGACGTCTACCGCCAGGCCGCCAGCGCGGTCGGTAATATCCCGGTGCCGCAGAGTGAGATGCGGCGCAGCACGCTGATTGACGGCAGGGTCTGGGATGGCAGCAATCCTGCCGCCTGGGCTACCGATTTCGCCATTAAACGCCGAGGAGTCCCCGTATGA
- the ntrB gene encoding nitrate ABC transporter permease: MKNEAEIVTSTETAPAVAQVIVLPPAAPRPRRRRWRFNALLKRLIPLCCGLLLLLGVWQIAALNSSGFPTPLSTAQAALTLFAHPFYNGGPNDQGIGWNVIASLTRVAVGFGLAALVGIPAGFLIGRFRFLAEMFNPLIALLRPVSPLAWLPIGLLLFQRAEPASSWTIFICSIWPMIINTAEGVQRIPQDYLNVARVLKLSEWTIMRKILFPAVLPAVLTGVRLSIGIAWLVIVAAEMLTGGLGIGFWIWNEWNNLNVENILIAIFIIGVVGLLLEQGLMLLARRFSWEK, translated from the coding sequence ATGAAAAATGAAGCTGAGATCGTGACAAGCACGGAAACGGCGCCCGCCGTCGCGCAAGTGATCGTCTTGCCGCCCGCCGCACCGCGCCCTCGCCGGCGTCGCTGGCGATTCAACGCGCTACTGAAGCGGCTAATCCCGCTCTGCTGCGGTCTGCTGCTGCTGCTCGGCGTCTGGCAGATCGCGGCGCTGAACAGCAGCGGCTTTCCCACCCCATTGAGCACTGCCCAGGCGGCGCTGACGCTGTTTGCCCATCCTTTTTATAACGGCGGCCCTAACGACCAGGGCATCGGCTGGAATGTTATCGCCTCGCTGACCCGCGTCGCGGTGGGCTTCGGTCTGGCGGCGCTGGTGGGCATCCCGGCCGGCTTCCTGATTGGGCGTTTTCGCTTTCTGGCGGAGATGTTCAATCCACTGATTGCGCTGCTGCGTCCGGTCAGCCCGCTCGCCTGGCTGCCGATTGGCCTGCTGCTGTTTCAACGCGCCGAACCCGCCTCCAGCTGGACTATTTTCATCTGCTCGATCTGGCCGATGATCATCAATACCGCTGAAGGCGTACAGCGTATCCCGCAGGACTATCTCAACGTGGCGCGGGTACTGAAACTCTCCGAATGGACCATCATGCGCAAAATCCTCTTCCCGGCGGTGCTGCCGGCGGTGCTGACCGGCGTGCGCCTGTCGATCGGCATCGCCTGGCTGGTGATCGTCGCCGCAGAAATGCTGACCGGCGGGCTGGGCATCGGCTTCTGGATCTGGAACGAGTGGAACAACCTCAACGTAGAAAACATTCTGATCGCCATTTTCATTATCGGTGTGGTGGGCCTGCTGCTGGAGCAGGGACTGATGCTGCTGGCACGCCGCTTCAGCTGGGAAAAATAA
- a CDS encoding ABC transporter ATP-binding protein: MQNIIQVQNVSQRFHSAEGEFLALDNVSFNVRAGETLSLIGHSGCGKSTLLNLIAGLTLPSDGVLLCDNREIAGPGPERAMVFQNHSLLPWLTAQENVALAVDQVFQHSMSRAERQAWIEHNLARVQMSHAAHKRPAELSGGMKQRVGIARALAMKPRVLLMDEPFGALDALTRAHLQDSVMRIQQELNTTIVLITHDVDEAVLLSDRVLMMTNGPAATLGEILTVDLPRPRSRVALADDARYHHLRQQILHFLYEKQRHAA, from the coding sequence ATGCAAAACATTATTCAGGTGCAAAACGTCAGCCAGCGTTTTCATAGCGCCGAAGGCGAGTTTCTGGCGCTGGACAACGTCTCTTTTAACGTGCGTGCCGGGGAAACCCTCAGCCTGATCGGGCATTCCGGCTGCGGCAAATCGACGTTGCTTAACCTGATTGCCGGGCTGACGCTGCCCAGCGATGGCGTGCTGCTGTGCGATAACCGCGAAATTGCCGGACCAGGCCCGGAGCGGGCGATGGTCTTTCAAAATCACTCGCTGCTGCCGTGGCTGACGGCGCAGGAAAACGTGGCGCTGGCGGTGGATCAGGTGTTTCAGCACAGCATGAGCCGGGCGGAGCGGCAGGCGTGGATTGAGCATAACCTGGCGCGAGTGCAGATGAGCCATGCGGCCCATAAGCGCCCGGCGGAGCTGTCGGGCGGCATGAAACAGCGTGTCGGCATCGCCCGCGCGCTGGCGATGAAGCCGCGCGTGCTGCTGATGGATGAGCCGTTCGGCGCGCTGGATGCCCTGACACGCGCTCATTTGCAGGATAGCGTGATGCGCATTCAGCAGGAGCTGAACACCACCATTGTACTGATTACCCATGACGTGGACGAGGCGGTGCTGCTTTCCGATCGGGTATTGATGATGACCAACGGACCGGCTGCGACGCTGGGCGAGATCCTGACTGTCGATCTGCCGCGTCCGCGTTCACGCGTGGCGCTGGCCGATGACGCGCGCTATCACCACCTGCGCCAACAGATCCTGCACTTCCTGTATGAAAAACAGCGCCACGCGGCCTGA